In Pseudomonas sp. P5_109, the genomic window AGCGGCACACCGACGATGGCCAGCCAGTTGTTCTGTTCCTTGACCACCAGCACCGGTTTGCCCTGGTAAGTGGCTTTTGGTGCCTGGGCCGATGTGCCCAGGTCCAGCACGGCAACGCCGCCCGGCACCGGTTTGTTCAACAGGCGGGTGATGTAGCTGTCGGCGTGGGCGTTGAAGGTCAGGCACAGCAACAGCAACGGAGCAAAGAAACGCGGCATGGATCAATCCAGTAAAGAAAGGGTGACAGGCGTCAGGTGATTGTCTTCGACCCGTACTTGCAGTTCGCCTTCGCCCAGTTTGGCCTTGAGGCGCTGGCCGGTATGGGTTTGCGCGGCGTTGCGGATCGCGTTGCCACGCTCGTCCAGCAAAATGCTGTAGCCGCGGCCGAGGGTCGCCAGCGGGCTGACCACATGCAGTGTCTGCATCTGGCTGTGCAATTGCAGTCGACGGTTCTTCAGCCCTTCGCGGATGGCGCGTGGCAGGCGTTCGGCCAGGCTGTCGAGGCGCTGGCGCAGCATTGCCAGTTGCCGGCCTGGATGTTGTGCGGCCAAACGGGTTTCCAGGCGGATCAAGCGTTCGCGGCGGGTGTTGAGGCTGCGCTCGAAGGCGCGGCGCATGCGCATGTCCAGGTCATCCAGGCGCTGCGCTTGCTGGCGCAGGCGCTCGCCGGGATGACGCAGGCGCCGGGAAATGCCTTCCAGGCGCAGGCGGTCGCGCATCAGGCGGTCACGCATGCGCATCACCAGCCGGCGGTGCAGGCTTTCGACCCGACGTACCAGGTCGCTGGAGTCCGGTGCCAGCAATTCGGCGGCAGCGGAAGGGGTGGGCGCGCGCACGTCGGCGACGAAGTCGCTGATCGATACGTCGGTCTCATGGCCAACCGCGCTGACAATCGGCGTCACGCAAGCGTCTACGGCGCGGGCCACGGCTTCTTCGTTGAAGCACCAGAGGTCTTCCAGCGAACCGCCACCCCGGGCCAGGATCAGTGCGTCGAAACCGCGGGCATCCGCCAGTTTCAGGGCGCGGACAATCTGCGCGGTGGCTTCGCGGCCCTGTACGGCGGTGGGGATCAGGGTCAACTGCACCTGCGGTGCGCGACGGCGGAACACACTGATGATGTCGCGGATCACCGCCCCGGTAGGCGAGCTGATGATGCCGACGCGTTGCGGGTGCGCCGGCAGCGGCACCTTGCGCTCGGCACTGAACAGGCCTTCGGCGCTGAGCTTTTCCTTGAGTGCATCGAAGGCCAGGCGCAAGGCGCCATCGCCGGCCGGCTCCACGGTGTCGAGGATCAACTGGTAATCGCCGCGCCCTTCGAACAGCGAGACTTTGCCGCGCACCTTGACCGCGAGCCCGTCCTTCAGTGCCTGGCGAACCCGTGCCGCGTTCTGCCGGAACAACGCGCAACGAACCTGGGCGCCGCTGTCCTTGAGGGTGAAGTACACGTGGCCCGACGCCGGGCGGGCGAGGTTGGAGATTTCGCCTTCGACCCAGATGTTGCTGAACACGTCTTCGAGCAACACCCGCGCGCGGCCGTTGAGCTGGCTGACGGTCAGGACTTCGCGGTCCAGGCCGAGTCTTGCAAAGGGATCTTTAATCATGGGGCGCAGTTTAAAGGCATTCTTCAAGTGAATGCACGACCCCTATATCACCAAATGTTCGAGGAACTGTTGAACCAGTGCCGTCGGGTGTTTGCGGTACGCCAGAGCGACGCTGCTATGACTGCCGGGGTCTGCCAAAGGCAGGAAATGAACGTTGGGTGGCGCAATGTCTTGCATCGATTCCGGCAAGAGAGCGATACCAAATCCCGCCTGGATCAGTTGCAGCTGCGTGGTTTTACGCGAAATTACCCGAGCGGCTTTGGGAAAGAAGCCTTGGCGCATGCACAACTCGGCAGACAGGTAGCTAAGACCACCTCGCTGGGGATGAGGGATGGAAATAAACGCTTCGTCGCGTAGCTGCCCCAGGTTGATCTGCCGCCCGGATTTGTCCCTGGCCAGCCAGTGATCGGGCGGGACTGCCACCAGCAGAGGTTCGTCGTAGAGCGGGTCGATTTGCACCTCTTCACACTGACGGAGCACTGGCAAGCGCAATAGGCCGATGTCGAGTCGGCCGTCTGCCAATTCTTGCAGCTGCGCCTCGGAAGACATCTGAGCGATGTCCAGGGACACGCCGGGATGATGTTCGAGATAACGGCCGACGCTGCGCAGTAGTCGGCCGCTCATGGGCACAGTGCTGGAATGGCTCAAGCGTAAGGTGCCGTGTTGACCGTTGCCGATCCTGGTCGCCATGTCGCTGGCCTTGATCAGCTCGCTCAACAGGTTTTTGGCACGGGGTAAAAAAGACTCACCCGCAGGTGTGAGCTGAGGTCGCCGCGCAGTACGTTCGAAAAGTGGGGTTTGCAGGAGGACTTCCATGTCCTTGATTTGCCGGCTCAGGGCCGACTGGGCGATGAACAGGCGCTCGGCTGCGGCGCCGAAACTGCCGCATTCAGCGATTTCAACGAAGTAACGCAGTTGCCGGATTGAAAGCACAAGGCATGCCTTTTTGAGATGGGTTAGTAGCTTTGATGATATTAGTCGCAACGCTCAGCGATGGCTAAAGTCAGCGAACTTAAAGTAGAGGAACGCTTCAATGAGCGTATTGACGTTGTTGAACCAGTGGCCCTTCGGCCCGCTGGACTGGCTGGTCATCGGCGCGGGCATCGCTTTGGCCTACATCGTGTTCGGCGTCGCCGGTTTCGGCACCGCGCTGGTGGCGGGTCCGATCCTGATTCTGTTCATGCCGCTGTCGAAAATCGTGCCGTTGCTGGTGTTGCTCGATTTTGTCGCGGCATTCGGCAATCTGCTGCCTTCGCGGCGCGATGTGGCGAGGCCGGAGCTGTTGCGGTTACTGCCTTGCATGGCGGTGGGGTGCACTCTGGGAGTGATTTTCCTGCTGAACCTCAAGTCCGACCTGTTGCTGCTGTTGATGGGACTGTTTATCAGCGCCTATGCGATTTACAGCCTGTGGGTAAAAGCACGTCCGGCGCAGTTGTCCGCCGCCTGGGCACTGCCCATGGGGACGGTGGGCGGAATGTTTGGCGCGTTGTTTGGCAGCGGTGGCTTTCTCTATGCGATCTATCTGAACAGCCGTTTGCCCAAGGAGGCGGCCCGCGCGACCCAAAGTGCGTTGATCAGTTGCAGCACCGTGGTGCGGTTGAGCCTGTTTGTAATCGCCGGGGTGTATGCCGATTTGCCGCTGCTGGTGCTGGCGGTGTGTCTGTTGCCGGCCATGGCGCTGGGGTTGTGGGCGGGGCGACGGTTGAGCATGCGCTTGTCTCGCGAAGCATTCGTGCGCCTGGTGACCTGGCTGGTGCTGGCGAGTGGGATTGCGTTGATCGGGCGTTACTTGAGCATCTGACCAGAGAAGTTGTGGCGAGGACGCTTTTTGTGGCGAGGGGGGCTTGCCCCCGTTGGGTTGCGAAGCGACCCCTTGCTTTTTCAGTTGCACCAGATTGCCTGAATTTGCGACTGCTTCGCAGCCGAACGGGGGCAAGCCCCCTCGCCACAGTTTGTCTGTGTCCCGTCAGTCGTTGTACTGGCTCAACAATCGCTCAAGGCGTGCACTGAGGCGGCGTTTGATTTCGGTCTCGATGTGCGGGGCGAAATCGTCGATCACGTCTTGCATGATCAACTGTGCGGCTGCGCGCAATTCGCTGTCCAGGTGCAACAGGTCATCCGGGTTCTTGCTGACGGCGGGCGCCGGTGCAGTGGCGGCGACCGGTTCAACGATTGCGGCAGGCGCGGTCGGTTCGACGGGCGACGAAGGCTCGCTCACGGCGTCGAACAACATGGGAATCTGTTCCTGGTCGCCGTCCTCGACCGTGTCGGTCAGCAGGGGCGGTTGCAGGTTGTCATCGCCGAGCAATTGGCGGATCGACTCAAGGTCGTCCAGCAGGTGCGCGGACTGTTGCAGCGGTTTTGGAGTGTCCATTGGCAGGCTCAGAGTCGCTGTAAACGGTGATCTTGCAGAGGATAGCCCTGTTCGCGGTAGAAACGGAAACTCTCCCGCGCGGCCTGGCGAATCGTCGGGTCTTCCACCACCACTTCCGCCACCCGGGCGAACTTGTTGGCGAAGGCCGGGACTTTCAGGTCGAGATTGACCAGCAGGTCCTGATGCTGCCCGCAATCGTCACCCAGACCCAGGACAATCAAGCCATCCGGCTCGCTTTCGGCGGGGCCGTGGGGCACGAAGCTTTCACCCTTGAAGGTCCAGAGGCGTGCGTCGAGATCGTTGCGTTGGGCGGTGTCACTGCAATGCAGGTAGACACGGTGACCCATGCGCCAGGCTTTTTCGGTGAGCTTGCAGGCGAAATCCAGCCGTGCCGAAGGATCGGCGCTGGGCAGGATATAGAAGTCGACTTTGGTCATTGCGGTTCCTGAGCCCTTGGTGGCGCAGCCCGAAAGCTACGCCGCCAAGGGTCATTGGTTTCAGGCTTTGGCGCGGTCCAGCAGGTATTGGGTCAGCAATGGAACCGGACGGCCAGTGGCGCCCTTGTCCTTGCCGCCGCTGGTCCAGGCGGTACCGGCGATGTCCAGGTGCGCCCAGTTCAGGTTCTTGGTGAAGCGCGACAGGAAGCAGGCCGCGGTGATGGTGCCGGCTTTCGGGCCGCCAATGTTGGCGATGTCGGCAAATGGACTGTCAAGCTGTTCCTGGTACTCATCGAACAGCGGCAGTTGCCAGGCGCGGTCGTCGGCAGCCTTGCCGGCGCTCAGCAGTTGGCCGATCAGTTCGTCGTTGTTGCCCAGCAGGCCCGAAGTGTGGGAGCCCAGGGCAACCACGCAGGCACCGGTCAGGGTGGCGATGTCGATCACCGCTTGCGGCTTGAAGCGCTCGGAGTAGGTCAGGGCGTCGCACAGCACCAGACGGCCTTCGGCGTCGGTGTTGAGGATTTCCACGGTCTGGCCGCTCATGGTGGTGACGATGTCGCCAGGGCGCGAAGCGTTGCCGCTCGGCATGTTCTCGGCGCAGGCCAGGATGCACACCAGGTTGATCGGCAGCTTCAGTTCCAGCACGGCACGCAAGGTGCCGAACACGCTGGCGGCGCCGCCCATGTCGTACTTCATTTCATCCATGCCGGCGCCCGGCTTGAGGCTGATACCGCCGGTGTCGAAGGTGATGCCTTTGCCGACCAGTGCGTAAGGCTTCTCGGATTTCTTGCCGCCGTTGTATTGCATGACGATCAGGCGCGGAGGCTGGGCGCTGCCCTGGCCCACGGCGTAGAAGGAGCCCATGCCCAGTGCCTTGATCTTCTTCTCGTCGAGGACTTCGACTTTCAGGTCCTTGAACTCTTTGCCGAGGTCTTTGGCCTGTTCACCGAGGAAGGTCGGGTGGCAGATGTTTGGCGGCAGGTTGCCCAGGTTACGGGTGAAGGCCATGCCATTGGCGATGGCGGTGGCATGGGTCACGGCGCGCTGTACTTCAGCCTGGGCGGCCTTGATGGTCAGCAGGGTGATTTTCTTCAGGGCGCGGGGTTCGGCTTTCTGGCTCTTGAACTGGTCGAAGGAGTACTCGCCGTCCACCAGGGTTTCGGCCAGCAGGCGGGTCTTGCCATAGCTGTCGCGGCCTTTGACGACCACTTCATCCAGGGCCAGTACCGCATCGCTACCGCCCAGGCCCTTGAGGGTATTGAGGATGCCGGCGATGATTTTGCGGAACGGGCGGTCACCCAGTTCGTCGTCCTTGCCCACGCCCACCAGCAGCACGCGCTCGGCCTTGAGGTTCGGCAGGCTGTGCAGCAACAGGCTCTGGCCAACCTTGCCGGCCAGGTCGCCGCGCTTGAGCACAGCGCTGATGGCGCCGCCACTCAGTTCGTCGAGTTGTTTGGCAACGGCGCCGAGCTTGCGGCCTTCGCCGACGGAGACCACGAGCGTGGCGGTCTTCAACGTTTCCGGGTTGACGCTTTTTACAACCATTTCCATGTCCGGGTCCCTGAATTGATGGTTATCACGCAAGCGCCCGACACCTTATGTGCGTCGATTGCTTATAAACAGAACGGCGCCAGGATCGACCGGCGACAAAGGCCGCAGTTTGAACCTCGCTACCGGCGGCTGACAACCCTCGGTTGTACGATCTTCGCGGTTTTGTCGGTCACTGTAGGAGCGAGCTTGCTCGCGAAGAACCCAAGACCACCGCAGGGTTTCAGGTTCTTCGCGTTATCGTTGGCGACCATCGCCAGCAAGCTGGCTCCTGCATGCATTGCGAAGTGACAGGCGCACCCAATCACAGGATAATGCGCCATCTTTTTTCGGCGGCTCTGTCTTGCGGGCTGTCCGATACGTTTGCTTGTTTGGCCGCCTTAGCCTGACAACCCTGGAGTGTCTGGTTTGATCGTCTTCCGTTATCTATCCCGCGAAGTCCTGTTGACCTTGAGCGCCGTCAGTGCCGTGCTGCTGGTCATCATCATGAGCGGTCGCTTCATCAAATACCTCGCCCAGGCGGCCTCGGGCCTGCTGGATCCGGGTTCGCTGTTCCTGATCATGGGCTTTCGCCTGCCGGGATTCCTCCAGCTGATCCTGCCGCTGGGGCTGTTTCTCGGGATCCTGTTGTCCTACGGGCGCCTGTACCTCGAAAGCGAAATGACCGTGCTCTCGGCCACCGGCATGAGCCAGCAACGGCTGGTCTGGATGACCATGTTTCCCGCCACCCTGGTTGCACTCGTGGTGGCGTGGTTGAGCCTGAGCCTGGCGCCACAGGGGGCCAACCAGTTTCAACTGCTGTTGAACAAGCAGGATGCCCTGACTGAATTCGATACCCTGGAACCGGGGCGTTTCCAGGCCCTGCGTGACGGCACCCGGGTCACCTACACCGAGCGCATGTCGGATGACCGCGTCAATCTGGGTGGCGTGTTCATTTCGCAAAAGAACATCAGTTCCAACAACAAGGATCGCGGGATTTCTGTCCTGGTCGCGGAAAAGGGGCGTCAGGAAATTCGTCCGGACGGCAACCGATACCTGATCCTGGATAACGGCTATCGCTATGACGGCAGTCCGGGTCAGGCTGACTACCGGGCGATCAAGTACGACGAGTACGGTGTATTGCTGCCAAAACCGGACGTCAGCGACGAAGTCACCGACCGTGACGCGATGCCGACCAGTAGTTTGATCGGCAGTGAAGACATTCGTGCACGCGCCGAGTTGCAATGGCGCATTTCCCTGCCATTGCTGGTGTTCATCGTGACCCTGATGGCGGTGCCGCTGTCGCGGGTCAACCCGCGTCAGGGCCGATTCCTCAAATTACTGCCGGCGATTCTTCTCTATATGGCTTACCTGACCATTCTGATTGCCGCCCGCGGTGCCCTTGATAAGGGCAAGATCCCCGCGGTGCTGGGCTTGTGGTGGGTGCACGGGATTTTCCTGGCCATTGGCCTGGGCTTGCTCTATTGGGAACCCTTGCGATTGAAGAGGGCGAGTCGCCGCAGCGCGCTGGAGGTGGCCCGTGGTTAAGCTGGATCGCTACATTGGTAGCAGCGTGTTCATGGCGATCCTGGCGGTGCTCGGGATCATTCTTGGCCTGGCGACACTGTTTGCCTTCATCGACGAGATGGGTGAAGTCACCGACACCTACACCCTGGTCGATGCGCTGAGTTATGTGTTGTTGACCGCGCCGCGCCGGATGTACGAGATGCTGCCGATGGCCGCGCTGATCGGTTGCCTGATCGGGCTGGGCAGTCTGGCCAGCAACAGTGAGTTGACGATCATGCGCGCCGCCGGTGTGTCGATCGGCCGGATCGTCTGGGCGGTCATGAAACCGATGCTGGTACTGATGCTGGCCGGTCTGCTGATCGGCGAGTACGTCGCTCCACCCGCTGAAACCGCCGCGCAGGCCAATCGCTCGCTGGCCCAGGGCAGTGGCGATGCACAAAGCGCCAAGCACGGCCTGTGGCACCGTCAGGGCGATGAATTCATTCACGTCAACTCGGTGCAGCCCAATGGCATTCTGTACGGCGTGACCCGCTATCGTTTCGACAATGAACGGCACATGCTGTCGGCGAGCTTCGCCAAGCGTGCCGAGTTCGACACCGATCACTGGCAGTTGACGGACGTCACGACCACGCTGTTCCACGAGCGCAACACCGAAGTGGTTTCGACCCCGAACGAGCGCTGGGAAATCACCTTGAGCCCGCAGTTGCTCAACACAGTGGTCATGGTGCCGGAGTCGCTGTCGATCAGCGGTCTGTGGAGTTATATCCACTACCTGGCGGACCAGGGGTTGAGCAACAGCCGCTACTGGCTGGCATTTTGGGTCAAGGTGTTGCAACCGCTGGTGACTGCCGCCCTGGTGTTGATGGCGATCTCCTTCATCTTCGGTCCCCTGCGTTCGGTGACCCTGGGTCAACGGGTGTTCACCGGCGTGCTGGTGGGCTTCACCTTCCGCATCGTGCAGGATCTGCTGGGCCCTTCGAGCCAGGTGTTCGGCTTCCCACCGCTGCTTTCGGTGCTGGTGCCGGCGGGTATTTGTGCCGTGGCGGGGCTCTGGTTGCTGCGTCGAGCTGGTTGATGGCGGGTATTTTCCGACCGTTTTGACGATAAAAAACGCCCTTGTCGCAAGACCGGGGCGTTTTTGTAGGTGCCGTCTGACCTGCGAACGTGACGCTTGTGCCGTGGATCAGGTACAATTCCCGGCTATTTTTCGGCGGGCTATGCCTGCAGCCTTTTTGAGTGTTGATCCGTGAGTGATTTGAGTCATATCCGCAATTTCTCCATCATCGCCCACATTGACCATGGCAAGTCGACGCTGGCCGATCGCTTCATCCAGATGTGTGGCGGCCTGGCCGAGCGCGAAATGGAAGCCCAGGTCCTGGACTCCATGGACCTCGAGCGCGAGCGCGGGATCACCATCAAGGCGCACAGCGTTACTCTGTATTACAAAGCCAAAGACGGTATCAACTACCAGCTGAACTTCATTGACACCCCCGGCCACGTTGACTTCACCTACGAAGTCAGCCGTTCGCTGGCTGCCTGTGAAGGCGCGCTGCTGGTGGTCGACGCCGGTCAAGGCGTTGAAGCACAGTCGGTTGCCAACTGCTACACGGCGATCGAGCAGGGCCTGGAAGTGATGCCGGTGCTGAACAAGATCGACCTGCCACAGGCCGATCCGGACCGTGTTAAAGAAGAAATCGAAAAAATCATCGGCATCGATGCCACCGACGCAGTCGAGTGCTCGGCCAAGACCGGCCTGGGTGTCGACGCAGTGCTCGAGCGCCTGGTCGCCACCATTCCTGCACCGACCGGCAACTACGAAGATCCGCTGCAAGCGTTGATCATCGACTCCTGGTTCGACAACTACCTGGGCGTTGTTTCCCTGGTCCGCGTGCGCCACGGCCGCGTGAAGAAGGGCGACAAGATCCTCGTCAAGTCCACCGGCAAGATCCACCTCGTGGACAGCGTCGGTGTATTCAACCCGAAACACACCCCTACCGTTGACCTCAAGGCCGGTGAAGTGGGCTTCATCATCGCCAGCATCAAGGACATTCACGGTGCGCCAGTGGGCGACACCCTGACCCTGAGCTCGACGCCGGACGTTGATGTACTGCCAGGCTTCAAACGTATCCAGCCGCAGGTTTACGCCGGTCTGTTCCCGGTCAGCTCCGACGACTTCGAAGACTTCCGCGAGGCGCTGCAAAAGCTCACCCTCAACGACTCGTCGCTGCAATACACGCCGGAAAGCTCCGACGCACTGGGCTTCGGCTTCCGTTGCGGCTTCCTCGGCATGCTGCACATGGAAATCATCCAGGAGCGCCTGGAGCGAGAGTACAACCTGGACCTGATCACCACGGCGCCGACGGTAATCTTCGAGCTGCTGCTCAAGACCGGCGAGACGATCTACGTCGATAACCCGTCCAAGCTGCCGGACCTGTCTTCCATCGAAGACATGCGTGAGCCGATCGTGCGCGCCAATATTCTTGTGCCGCAAGAGCACCTGGGTAACGTCATTACCCTGTGCATCGAAAAACGTGGTGTGCAGGTCGACATGCTGTTCCTCGGTTCGCAGGTACAAGTGACCTACGACTTGCCGATGAACGAAGTGGTGCTGGACTTCTTCGATCGTCTGAAATCCACCAGTCGCGGCTATGCTTCTCTGGACTACCATTTCGATCGTTACCAATCGGCCAGCCTGGTAAAACTGGACGTGCTGATCAACGGCGACAAGGTCGATGCCCTGGCGCTGATCGTGCACCGTGACAACTCGCACTACAAAGGTCGCCAGTTGACCGAGAAAATGAAAGAACTGATTCCGCGGCAGATGTTCGATGTGGCAATCCAGGCCGCCATTGGCGGGCAGATTGTGGCGCGGACAACCGTCAAGGCGCTCAGAAAGAACGTATTGGCCAAATGCTACGGTGGTGACGTCAGCCGTAAGAAAAAGCTGCTGGAAAAGCAAAAGGCCGGTAAGAAACGCATGAAGCAGGTCGGCAACGTGGAAATTCCACAGGAAGCCTTCCTTGCAGTGCTCAGGTTGGATAGTTAGGTCCTATGTCACTAAATTTCCCGCTGTTGCTGGTCATCGCCGTGTTTGTCTGCGGCCTGTTGGCGTTGCTCGATCTGTTGATCCTGGCCCCGCGTCGGCGTGCCGCCATCGCTTCCTATCAGGGCAGCGTCAGCCAGCCAGACATGGTCGTGGTCGAGAAACTGAACAAGGAGCCGTTGCTGGTTGAATACGGCAAGTCGTTCTTCCCGGTGTTGTTCATCGTGCTGGTGCTGCGTTCGTTCCTGGTGGAACCGTTCCAGATTCCTTCCGGTTCGATGAAGCCAACCCTGGATGTCGGCGACTTCATCCTGGTGAGCAAGTTTTCCTACGGGATCCGCTTGCCGGTGATCGACAAGAAAGTCATCGAAGTCGGTGATCCGCAGCGCGGCGATGTCATGGTGTTCCGTTACCCGAGCGATCCGAACGTCAACTACATCAAGCGTGTAGTCGGCCTGCCGGGCGACACGGTTCGCTACACCGCCGACAAGCACCTGTTCGTCAACGGTCAATCGATTGCCGAACAACTGGTCGGCTCCGAGCCGGGCACGCTGGGCAGCGCTGAGCTCTACAAGGAAAAACTCGGTGCGGCCGAGCACATGATCCGCAAGGAAATGAGCCGCTACCGCGCCATGCCGGACCATTCGTGGACCGTGCCGGCCGGGCATTATTTCATGATGGGCGACAACCGCGACAACTCGAACGACAGTCGCTACTGGGATGATCCAAACATTCCCAAGGATCTGCTGGGCATGGTTCCCGACAAGAATATCGTCGGCAAGGCCTTTGCGGTCTGGATGAGCTGGCCGGAACCCAAACTCAGTCACCTGCCGAATTTCTCGCGGGTTGGCCTGATCAAGTAATCAAACACGGCGCTGTTGAACACAGCGCCGAATGCATTTCTGGAACCGACACATTCGGGGCCGAACGCATGAAGCCAATGATATTCAGGACGTTATTTTTGAACACAGCGTTAATTGTCCCAAGCCTGCGCCGCCTCACGGCGATGGCGGTGGAATCCAGCCACGAACTCAGCGTGGGTAAACCGTGAGCGTCTCCTTAAGCCGTCTAGAGCGTCAGCTCGGCTACACCTTCAAGGATCAGGAACTGATGGTCCTGGCCCTGACTCACCGCAGTTTTGCCGGGCGTAACAACGAACGCCTGGAATTCCTCGGCGACGCCATCCTCAACTTCGTCGCCGGTGAGGCGCTGTTCGAGCGTTTTCCGCTGGCCCGCGAAGGCCAGTTGTCGCGTTTGCGCGCGCGCCTTGTGAAAGGTGAGACCCTGGCCGTACTGGCCCGTGGTTTCGATCTGGGCGAATACCTGCGCCTGGGCTCGGGCGAGTTGAAAAGTGGCGGTTTCCGTCGCGAGTCGATTCTGGCCGATGCCCTCGAAGCGCTGATCGGTGCGATCTACCTCGATGCCGGCATGGAAATGGCCCGCGAGCGCGTACTTGCCTGGCTGGCCGGCGAGTTCGAAGGCCTGACGCTGGTCGACACCAACAAAGATCCAAAGACCCGCCTGCAGGAGTTCCTGCAGTCCCGTGGTTGTGAGCTGCCGCGTTACGAAGTGGTGGATATCCAGGGTGAGCCGCATTGCCGGACGTTCTTCGTCGAATGCGAAATCATCTTACTGAATGAAAAAAGCCGAGGTCAGGGTGTGAGTCGTCGTATTGCCGAACAGGTAGCGGCCGCCGCAGCACTGATTGCCCTGGGTGTGGAGAATGGCAATGACTGATACAAACGCAACTCGCTGTGGCTATGTTGCCATCGTCGGCCGTCCGAACGTGGGCAAGTCCACGCTGCTGAACCACATCCTGGGTCAGAAGCTGGCGATCACCTCGCGCAAACCGCAAACCACCCGCCACAACATGCTCGGTATCAAGACCGAGGGCGATGTGCAGGCGATCTACGTCGACACCCCCGGTATGCACAAGGGTGGCGAGAAGGCCCTGAACCGCTACATGAACAAGACCGCTTCGGCGGCGTTGAAAGACGTTGACGTGGTGATCTTCGTGGTCGACCGCACCAAGTGGACCGACGAAGACCAGATGGTTCTCGAGCGCGTCCAGTACGTGACCGGCCCGCTGATCGTGGCGCTGAACAAGACCGATCGCATCGAAGACAAAGCCGAACTGATGCCGCACCTGAGCTGGTTGCAGGAGCAGTTGCCGAATGCACAGATCATCCCGATTTCCGCGCAACACGGGCACAACCTCGACGCACTGGAGCGAGTGATCGCCGAGCACCTGCCGGAAAACGATCACTTCTTCCCGGAAGACCAGATCACCGACCGCAGCAGCCGCTTCCTCGCCGCTGAACTGGTGCGCGAGAAAATCATGCGCCAGATGGGCGCCGAGCTGCCGTACCAGATCACCGTTGAAATCGAAGAGTTCAAGCAGCAGGGCAAGACCCTGCACATCCATGCCTTGATTCTCGTCGAGCGCGATGGCCAGAAGAAAATCATCATTGGCGACAAGGGCGAGCGCATCAAGCGCATCGGCACCGAAGCGCGCAAAGACATGGAGCTGCTGTTCGACTCCAAGATCATGCTCAACCTGTGGGTCAAGGTTAAGGGTGGCTGGTCCGATGACGAGCGTGCGTTGCGTTCGTTGGGTTATGGCGATCTGTAATACTTCGCAAGGCCCCCTGTAGGAGCGAGCTTGCTCGCGATGGACTTGAAAGCGCCGTGTTCATTCAGAATGCCCGCGTTATCGTTACCCACCATCGCGAGCAAGCTCGCTCCTACAGTTCATTGAGAGCTCCATGTCCCAACCCATCCCCCAACCCGCCTACGTCCTGCACTCCCGCGCTTACCGTGAAAACAGTGCGCTGGTGGACTTCCTGACGCCGCAAGGTCGGTTGCGGGCGGTGTTGCGCAGTGCGCGGGGCAAGGCCGGGACGCTGGCGAGACCGTTCGTGCCACTGGAAGTGGAGTTTCGGGGCAGGGGCGAGCTGAAGAATGTCGGGCGCATGGAAAGTGCCGGGGTTTCCACCTGGCTCAGTGGCGAGGCGCTGTTCAGTGGGCTTTATCTCAATGAGTTGCTGATTCGCCTGTTGCCCGCTGAAGATCCGCTCCCCTCGGTGTTCGATCATTACGCCGCCACTTTGCTGGCGCTG contains:
- a CDS encoding leucyl aminopeptidase, whose protein sequence is MEMVVKSVNPETLKTATLVVSVGEGRKLGAVAKQLDELSGGAISAVLKRGDLAGKVGQSLLLHSLPNLKAERVLLVGVGKDDELGDRPFRKIIAGILNTLKGLGGSDAVLALDEVVVKGRDSYGKTRLLAETLVDGEYSFDQFKSQKAEPRALKKITLLTIKAAQAEVQRAVTHATAIANGMAFTRNLGNLPPNICHPTFLGEQAKDLGKEFKDLKVEVLDEKKIKALGMGSFYAVGQGSAQPPRLIVMQYNGGKKSEKPYALVGKGITFDTGGISLKPGAGMDEMKYDMGGAASVFGTLRAVLELKLPINLVCILACAENMPSGNASRPGDIVTTMSGQTVEILNTDAEGRLVLCDALTYSERFKPQAVIDIATLTGACVVALGSHTSGLLGNNDELIGQLLSAGKAADDRAWQLPLFDEYQEQLDSPFADIANIGGPKAGTITAACFLSRFTKNLNWAHLDIAGTAWTSGGKDKGATGRPVPLLTQYLLDRAKA
- a CDS encoding DNA polymerase III subunit chi; protein product: MTKVDFYILPSADPSARLDFACKLTEKAWRMGHRVYLHCSDTAQRNDLDARLWTFKGESFVPHGPAESEPDGLIVLGLGDDCGQHQDLLVNLDLKVPAFANKFARVAEVVVEDPTIRQAARESFRFYREQGYPLQDHRLQRL
- the xseA gene encoding exodeoxyribonuclease VII large subunit; translated protein: MIKDPFARLGLDREVLTVSQLNGRARVLLEDVFSNIWVEGEISNLARPASGHVYFTLKDSGAQVRCALFRQNAARVRQALKDGLAVKVRGKVSLFEGRGDYQLILDTVEPAGDGALRLAFDALKEKLSAEGLFSAERKVPLPAHPQRVGIISSPTGAVIRDIISVFRRRAPQVQLTLIPTAVQGREATAQIVRALKLADARGFDALILARGGGSLEDLWCFNEEAVARAVDACVTPIVSAVGHETDVSISDFVADVRAPTPSAAAELLAPDSSDLVRRVESLHRRLVMRMRDRLMRDRLRLEGISRRLRHPGERLRQQAQRLDDLDMRMRRAFERSLNTRRERLIRLETRLAAQHPGRQLAMLRQRLDSLAERLPRAIREGLKNRRLQLHSQMQTLHVVSPLATLGRGYSILLDERGNAIRNAAQTHTGQRLKAKLGEGELQVRVEDNHLTPVTLSLLD
- a CDS encoding sulfite exporter TauE/SafE family protein, whose amino-acid sequence is MSVLTLLNQWPFGPLDWLVIGAGIALAYIVFGVAGFGTALVAGPILILFMPLSKIVPLLVLLDFVAAFGNLLPSRRDVARPELLRLLPCMAVGCTLGVIFLLNLKSDLLLLLMGLFISAYAIYSLWVKARPAQLSAAWALPMGTVGGMFGALFGSGGFLYAIYLNSRLPKEAARATQSALISCSTVVRLSLFVIAGVYADLPLLVLAVCLLPAMALGLWAGRRLSMRLSREAFVRLVTWLVLASGIALIGRYLSI
- a CDS encoding DNA polymerase III subunit chi, with the translated sequence MDTPKPLQQSAHLLDDLESIRQLLGDDNLQPPLLTDTVEDGDQEQIPMLFDAVSEPSSPVEPTAPAAIVEPVAATAPAPAVSKNPDDLLHLDSELRAAAQLIMQDVIDDFAPHIETEIKRRLSARLERLLSQYND
- a CDS encoding LysR family transcriptional regulator — its product is MLSIRQLRYFVEIAECGSFGAAAERLFIAQSALSRQIKDMEVLLQTPLFERTARRPQLTPAGESFLPRAKNLLSELIKASDMATRIGNGQHGTLRLSHSSTVPMSGRLLRSVGRYLEHHPGVSLDIAQMSSEAQLQELADGRLDIGLLRLPVLRQCEEVQIDPLYDEPLLVAVPPDHWLARDKSGRQINLGQLRDEAFISIPHPQRGGLSYLSAELCMRQGFFPKAARVISRKTTQLQLIQAGFGIALLPESMQDIAPPNVHFLPLADPGSHSSVALAYRKHPTALVQQFLEHLVI